A DNA window from Brassica napus cultivar Da-Ae chromosome C1, Da-Ae, whole genome shotgun sequence contains the following coding sequences:
- the LOC125575021 gene encoding myb family transcription factor PHL12-like isoform X1, which yields MMQSREERRSESPSGLVLTTDPKPRLRWTAELHERFVDAVTHLGGPDKATPKTIMRVMGVKGLTLYHLKSHLQKFRLGKQPHKDHSHGHSTNIRDPNRVGNQHRSIMHAVSMLDLQRNVVFTTPHFTGHNMNEMQTEVHRRIEEEVELERQVNQRIEAQGKYMESMLEKACETQEASLTKDYSTLFFDRTTICNNSSPLTIQWFEDQFPSSSSMDSAMHLPDINSNFSLQDSRSSITKNHTVCLG from the exons ATGATGCAGTCAAGGGAAGAGAGGAGATCTGAGTCACCATCAGGTCTTGTACTGACCACCGATCCTAAGCCTCGCCTTCGTTGGACCGCCGAGCTTCATGAACGCTTCGTTGACGCTGTTACTCACCTTGGAGGCCCTGACA AGGCTACACCTAAGACGATAATGAGAGTGATGGGCGTGAAGGGTCTTACACTTTATCATCTCAAGAGCCATCTCCAG aaGTTCAGACTTGGAAAGCAGCCTCACAAGGACCATAGCCATGGTCACTCCACTAATATTAGGGATCCTAATAGAG TTGGTAATCAACATCGATCAATCATGCATGCAGTTTCCATGTTGGATCTTCAAAGGAATGTTGTATTCACTACTCCCCATTTCACTGGTCACAATATGAATGA GATGCAAACTGAAGTGCACAGAAGAATAGAGGAAGAGGTAGAATTAGAAAGACAGGTAAATCAAAGGATAGAAGCACAAGGGAAATACATGGAGAGCATGCTAGAGAAAGCATGTGAGACACAAGAAGCAAGCCTTACCAAAGACTACTCTACTCTCTTTTTCGACCGAACCACTATTTGCAACAACTCATCACCCCTCACAATCCAATGGTTCGAGGATCAGTTTCCTTCGTCTTCCTCTATGGACTCTGCAATGCATCTCCCTGACATCAATTCCAACTTCTCCCTCCAAGATTCTCGGAGTTCCATCACCAAGAACCATACGGTTTGCCTCGGTTAA
- the LOC125575021 gene encoding myb family transcription factor PHL12-like isoform X2, whose protein sequence is MMQSREERRSESPSGLVLTTDPKPRLRWTAELHERFVDAVTHLGGPDKATPKTIMRVMGVKGLTLYHLKSHLQKFRLGKQPHKDHSHGHSTNIRDPNRVSMLDLQRNVVFTTPHFTGHNMNEMQTEVHRRIEEEVELERQVNQRIEAQGKYMESMLEKACETQEASLTKDYSTLFFDRTTICNNSSPLTIQWFEDQFPSSSSMDSAMHLPDINSNFSLQDSRSSITKNHTVCLG, encoded by the exons ATGATGCAGTCAAGGGAAGAGAGGAGATCTGAGTCACCATCAGGTCTTGTACTGACCACCGATCCTAAGCCTCGCCTTCGTTGGACCGCCGAGCTTCATGAACGCTTCGTTGACGCTGTTACTCACCTTGGAGGCCCTGACA AGGCTACACCTAAGACGATAATGAGAGTGATGGGCGTGAAGGGTCTTACACTTTATCATCTCAAGAGCCATCTCCAG aaGTTCAGACTTGGAAAGCAGCCTCACAAGGACCATAGCCATGGTCACTCCACTAATATTAGGGATCCTAATAGAG TTTCCATGTTGGATCTTCAAAGGAATGTTGTATTCACTACTCCCCATTTCACTGGTCACAATATGAATGA GATGCAAACTGAAGTGCACAGAAGAATAGAGGAAGAGGTAGAATTAGAAAGACAGGTAAATCAAAGGATAGAAGCACAAGGGAAATACATGGAGAGCATGCTAGAGAAAGCATGTGAGACACAAGAAGCAAGCCTTACCAAAGACTACTCTACTCTCTTTTTCGACCGAACCACTATTTGCAACAACTCATCACCCCTCACAATCCAATGGTTCGAGGATCAGTTTCCTTCGTCTTCCTCTATGGACTCTGCAATGCATCTCCCTGACATCAATTCCAACTTCTCCCTCCAAGATTCTCGGAGTTCCATCACCAAGAACCATACGGTTTGCCTCGGTTAA